One Mytilus trossulus isolate FHL-02 chromosome 5, PNRI_Mtr1.1.1.hap1, whole genome shotgun sequence DNA segment encodes these proteins:
- the LOC134718888 gene encoding fibrinogen-binding protein-like isoform X9, with product MSSCTCCFFHKLFPPGGTEVDQPGQSSTMGAAASTGDNQSDDEDDKSLTSNYSTRNSSLWNNNKSVSLIDNPNAVSVQYLDLMNETSGYWTFDDSVKTRVSHVLLDQNEAEFESHDLTAKVLKLKDIVSHNQTESKSELSDSTLVESCDSGLNESHVTSETCESSYSDITSNPGDQIVSDNVKCNSANESDSSTDEDGENQITRDQDEKCNISLEGDCYPVEDGKNQIMSEENVKFSISTGSDEFSQTVDIADSDSLITSRSESESEHKGIDNMAANISEIARPVDVCFEQPKCDIDVENKNDSITNTDKSDSNLLIGEHDSFHNAETKIYSDLSQGDDVASEMSSVLAMDNGTLSENIDTNENDSLLAEKEPQIKGIDNLAADVTDHEHDGSGTSSYINDRDELKIIDQEFEYLTVQSSDNYTVKDEESDKTNDHYILNSESTCIDTHENNKGDVEITCDVNLQCEQLMSDENLSGDEVYTCKEPLDNLLGIYNENGSNISKNEITAFEKRENVKSIDDIETWDIDEEENTDDCGQVKVCSSDVNSEKVQEIINNDVTDESNTGALENYSFTSGRVFNKNLYTINEIEVVENNNEKIFSELFQGDGKEMGFSAEKSNDKFEQKLWESIEQNMTEICELDSHETVDLNFHHDHVINEQDEDEAHVIIEGPQLEDVCQCENEQKTSVKHHVCHKNCEVVQALFTDNGNHDISDYLNHLSVKDNQTSNSGNYKLETINESCQESVNPSNQFHDYPHTKCDDNHIDCDKTDNHDSLFEKENESKVEHEQTNHDWHEANHSYHDHQSADNHKNDSNHDNGIATDMIDKPVTNSLSKLHINSEELDFEEEKPNESCHTEISDNLKVLSDSKCNMCNLPDSQNVPCDQSCDKCVHQTKSHDDQTDCVHENNCHCHSQQLSSKNQSHKHSAEDLYDKHLSDVDFHNRKHFPDLDHSADDMSVEDGAYLTCSDNEQDVHSTSSEHEHGEHCSSMRYSQPESGFGETMSSDFNLTDKVFSHDGHLESQFEDLLEVENIEVPSPEESFEDCQYTNCHHDNTIDWDDGSICGCPDCLGRLRIERIITANKSTMCPDEAPYDLMCEICEELLENQLQKTEKDSKKKEVTLKKQVKDLKEENEKQQKIIQQNLQLGPEAKIEATMQHEITRLTSENLDLRESNDKNQDQIRKLKKMLKTYAKRLKDGEAAEIAAEMDKDDTKSSEDNVAHVKHRERNYMGMLEYRKEDEQALIKNLIMDLKPRVAVGLLPGLPAYVLFMCVRHTDYVNDDEKVRGLLTNTINGIKKCVKKHHSDVERVTLWLTNTCRLLHTLKQYSGEKAFQSDNSPRQNEHCLRNFDLSEYRQVFSDLAVWIYQTMIKQMQESVQQMIVPAVLEHEAIAGLTASKPSGMRGRSSSNANELEEKELSLDSLMKVMNKYSQILSQHAVDPELVKQIFRQLYYFVASGALNNLLLRKDMCNWSKGMQIRYNLSHLEQWLRDNKLGESGALSALEPITQASQLLQARKTDADVDSICEMCSKLTTPQIVKILNLYTPVDEFEERVPVSFIRKIQKKLQGRQEADNTLLMDTKYTFPVTFPFNPSSIAMETIDVPEQLHLGFLNRH from the exons atgTCTAGCTGCACCTGTTGTTTTTTCCATAAACTCTTTCCACCAG GTGGAACAGAGGTTGATCAGCCTGGTCAAAGTTCAACAATGGGGGCTGCAGCATCAACTGGTGACAACCAATCAGACGATGAGGATGACAAATCACTCACCTCAAATTACTCCACAAGAAATAGTTCTCTGTGGAACAATAACAAATCAGTATCTTTGATTGACAATCCAAACGCTGTGTCTGTCCAATATTTAGATTTAATGAATGAAACAAGTGGATATTGGACTTTTGACGATTCGGTGAAAACCAGGGTGTCACATGTTCTCTTAGATCAAAATGAGGCAGAATTTGAATCACATGATCTTACTGCCAAAGTATTGAAATTGAAAGATATTGTGTCACATAATCAAACAGAGTCGAAGTCAGAATTAAGTGATAGTACACTTGTTGAATCTTGTGATTCAGGTTTGAACGAAAGTCATGTGACATCAGAAACTTGTGAGAGTTCCTACAGTGATATAACTAGTAACCCTGGTGACCAGATTGTTAGTGACAATGTAAAATGCAATAGTGCAAATGAGAGTGACAGTAGCACTGATGAGGATGGAGAGAACCAGATAACAAGGGACCAGGatgaaaaatgtaatattaGTCTTGAAGGTGACTGTTATCCTGTTGAGGATGGGAAGAACCAGATTATGAGTGAAGAGAATGTCAAATTCAGTATCAGTACAGGAAGTGATGAATTCTCTCAAACAGTTGACATTGCTGACAGTGATTCACTAATAACTTCTAGATCTGAATCAGAATCAGAACATAAAGGGATTGATAACATGGCTGCAAATATATCTGAAATTGCTAGACCTGTAGACGTTTGTTTTGAACAACCAAAATGTGATATTGatgtagaaaataaaaatgatagtatTACTAACACAGACAAAAGTGATAGTAATTTACTAATTGGGGAGCATGATAGTTTTCATAATGCAGAaaccaaaatatacagtgaTTTAAGTCAAGGTGATGATGTGGCAAGTGAGATGTCCAGTGTTTTAGCAATGGATAATGGCACATTATCTGAAAATATAGACACAAATGAAAATGATTCATTGTTAGCCGAAAAAGAACCTCAGATTAAAGGCATTGATAACTTGGCTGCTGATGTAACGGACCATGAACATGATGGAAGTGgtacatcttcttatattaatGACCGTgatgaattaaaaattatagaTCAAGAGTTTGAATATTTGACAGTTCAAAGTTCGGATAATTACACAGTAAAAGATGAGGAAAGTGACAAAACTAATGAccattatatattaaatagtgaaagtacatgtattgataCTCATGAGAATAACAAAGGCGATGTTGAAATTACTTGTGATGTAAACTTGCAATGTGAGCAACTTATGTCTGATGAAAATCTAAGTGGGGATGAAGTTTACACGTGCAAGGAGCCTTTGGATAATTTATTAGGAATATACAATGAAAATGGGAGcaatatttctaaaaatgaaattacagcTTTTGAAAAAAGGGAAAATGTAAAAAGTATAGATGATATTGAAACGTGGGATATTGATGAGGAGGAAAATACTGATGATTGTGGTCAGGTTAAAGTTTGTTCTAGCGATGTAAATAGTGAAAAAGTTCAAGAGATTATAAACAATGATGTGACTGATGAAAGCAATACAGGAGCCTTGGAAAATTATAGTTTTACTAGTGGGAgggtttttaacaaaaatctgtaCACTATTAATGAGATAGAAGTTGTGGAAAATAATaatgagaaaatattttccGAATTATTTCAAGGAGATGGTAAGGAAATGGGATTTAGTGCTGAAAAGTCAAATgataaatttgaacaaaaattatGGGAAAGTATTGAACAAAATATGACAGAGATTTGTGAACTTGACTCTCATGAAACTgttgatttaaattttcatcatgATCATGTGATTAATGAACAAGATGAGGATGAAGCACATGTTATAATTGAAGGTCCACAACTTGAAGATGTTTGTCAGTGTGAAAATGAACAGAAAACATCAGTTAAACATCATGTTTGTCATAAAAACTGTGAAGTTGTCCAAGCTTTGTTTACTGATAATGGTAATCATGATATTAGTGATTACTTAAATCATTTATCCGTTAAAGACAATCAGACTTCAAATTCAGGCAATTACAAACTTGAAACAATTAATGAATCATGTCAAGAGAGTGTCAATCCTTCTAATCAATTTCATGATTATCCTCATACAAAATGTGATGACAATCATATTGATTGTGATAAAACTGATAACCATGattctttatttgaaaaggAGAATGAAAGTAAAGTAGAGCATGAACAAACTAATCATGATTGGCATGAAGCTAATCACAGTTATCATGATCATCAGTCTGCTgataatcataaaaatgattCAAATCATGATAATGGCATTGCTACAGACATGATAGATAAACCTGTTACAAATTCATTATCAAAGTTGCATATTAATTCAGAGGAACTAGATTTCGAAGAAGAAAAGCCTAATGAATCGTGCCATACAGAAATAAGTGACAATCTGAAAGTATTAAGTGATTCTAAATGCAATATGTGTAACTTGCCAGACAGTCAAAATGTACCATGTGACCAATCATGTGATAAATGTGTTCACCAAACCAAATCACATGATGATCAGACCGATTGTGTTCATGAAAATAATTGCCATTGTCATAGTCAACAACTATCATCCAAAAATCAATCTCATAAACACTCAGCAGAAGATTTATATGACAAACATCTGAGTGATGTTGATTTTCATAACAGAAAACATTTCCCTGACTTAGATCACTCTGCAGACGACATGTCTGTTGAGGATGGTGCTTACTTGACATGTTCTGATAATGAACAAGATGTACATAGCACAAGTTCTGAACATGAACATGGTGAACATTGCTCTAGTATGAGATATTCACAGCCTGAATCAGGTTTTGGAGAAACTATGTCATCAGATTTCAATTTAACAGACAAAGTGTTCAGCCATGATGGCCATCTTGAATCTCAATTTGAAGATTTGTTGGAGGTTGAAAATATAGAAGTTCCAAGTCCAGAAGAAAGTTTTGAAGATTGTCAGTATACAAATTGTCACCATGACAACACTATAGACTGGGATGATGGCTCCATTTGTGGGTGTCCAGATTGTTTGGGACGTTTACGTATTGAGAGAATTATCACAGCAAACAAAAGTACAATGTGTCCAGATGAAGCTCCATATGATTTAATGTGTGAGATTTGCGAGGA ACTCCTTGAAAACCAGttacagaaaacagaaaaagattCAAAGAAGAAAGAAGTAACATTAAAGAAACAAGTGAAAGACTTAAAGGAAGAAAATGAGAAACAACAAAAGATCATTCAACAG AATCTACAGCTCGGTCCAGAGGCTAAGATTGAAGCGACCATGCAGCACGAAATTACAAGGCTTACATCGGAAAATTTG GATCTGCGAGAATCTAATGACAAAAACCAAGACCAAATACGCAAGCtgaagaaaatgttaaaaacttaTGCCAAACGTCTCAAAGATGGAGAAG cGGCTGAGATTGCTGCAGAGATGGATAAAGACGATACTAAATCTAGTGAAGACAATGTTGCCCACGTAAAACATCGAGAGAGGAACTATATGGGCATGTTAGAGTATCGTAAGGAGGACGAGCAAGCTCTCATCAAAAACCTAATTATGG atttaaaacCTCGTGTAGCTGTTGGTTTGTTACCAGGGTTACCAGCCtatgttttgtttatgtgtgtCAGACATACTGATTATGTAAATGACGATGAGAAAGTCAGAGGTCTGCTGACAAACACAattaatggaataaaaaaatgtgtcaag AAACATCATAGTGATGTTGAGAGAGTAACACTATGGCTGACAAACACCTGTCGTCTGCTGCATACACTCAAACAGTACAGTGGAGAAAAA GCTTTCCAATCAGATAATTCACCAAGGCAGAATGAACATTGTCTACGTAACTTTGACCTATCAGAGTACAGACAAGTGTTCAGTGATCTGGCCGTGTGGATCTACCAAACCATGATTAAACAGATGCAGGAATCAGTGCAGCAAATGATTG TGCCAGCAGTATTAGAACATGAAGCCATAGCAGGACTAACAGCCTCCAAACCTTCTGGTATGAGAGGAAGAAGTTCCAGTAATGCAAACGAACTGGAGGAAAAAGAACTGTCTCTTGATTCTCTTATGAAAGTG ATGAACAAATACAGTCAGATTTTGTCCCAGCATGCTGTGGACCCAGAACTGGTTAAACAGATCTTCCGACAGCTTTATTACTTTGTTGCCTCTGGTGCTCTAAACAACCTACTTCTACGTAAAGATATGTGCAATTGGTCAAAAGGAATGCAGATCAG atacaaTCTGAGTCATTTAGAACAGTGGTTACGTGACAACAAATTAGGAGAATCTGGTGCCCTGTCAGCATTAGAACCTATTACCCAAGCCTCCCAGTTATTACAGGCCAGGAAAACAGATGCTGATGTGGACAGTATATGTGAAATGTGTTCTAAACTAACAACTCCACAG ATTGTTAAGATATTGAATCTGTATACACCAGTTGACGAGTTTGAAGAGAGGGTacctgtcagtttcattaggaAGATTCAAAAGAAATTACAAGGACGGCAGGAAGCCGACAACACTTTATTAATGGACACAAAATACACTTTCCCAGTAACATTCCCGTTCAATCCATCAAGTATAGCCATGGAAACAATAGATGTTCCGGAACAACTACATCTAGGTTTCCTTAATAGGCATTAA